In Lolium rigidum isolate FL_2022 chromosome 7, APGP_CSIRO_Lrig_0.1, whole genome shotgun sequence, the DNA window ttagcaagaggcttactaggacacttttatgtttacaaaacacacaagtattaatgtttccggttaatacaattacagtatgggatttatcataaacacaaagatataacaataaccactttattattgcctcttgggcatatctctaacAGATTCGAGACTCATGCCGCCGAGATCGGCGACCGCGGCGCAGAGGACGGTGAGGGAGcgcagatcggcggcggcggtggcgattgGGAGGAGGTGAAATTTCCGTCGCGCACAAACTAGGGGTTTCGTTCAGGTTGTGTTCGGTTCGCTCGTTCGCCCCCTACAAATACAAGCCGAGTTGGGTTTTCGGTCCCGACTTGAAAACTTTTTTCGATTTTTACTCTTTACGGTCACTGGTCTGCGCCACTTTTCGAACCTAACCCCTAGACTAGCGGTTATTATTCGGTTTTCGgctgtttacgggctctgttagagatgtttTAATAGCATCATGGGTTTCATGAGCCTTCGATTGGACCGCACATGGTATGGTAATAGGTCACTTGTTTCGACATGTGCAGTGTTACTTGGATCACAAATGTGACTAAGATTGTCTCGGATGTGAATAACTTATTTTGAGCTAAACATGACGGTGCAAAAACAGTTGTTTCttgattaataacttcagaatTGCAATATAAGAAGCTACACTTCTTATCTGGAGCATACCCGTCTAGCTAACTAACAAAACAAATATGGACATTGGTTCTCAGCATCTGTAATTTTATATTCCAAATGCTTATGGCTGCAGTTTATAAATTAACTGTATTAATATTGATGGGAAAGTGATGAGGCTCGTGTATATCGTCAAatcgttgggactccaagcgtAGAGTGTCATAGCAGGAGTAGCTTTCTCCATAAGGGTGAGTCGAGGGTTATTGGCTTAGAGTTATCTCCTCTTTCTCTTATTTTAGTAATCCTGCAAAGTAAAGTTTTGCCTTGTATCCCCAACTCCATCGTgtagttgtcaagcacaaggtttcgtattaatAATTGTAGATAAAAAAGATATTGCATTTTACATCGTATTTTTATATGTGATGTAAAAGTAATTTATGTCATGTCATTTTTTTTTATGTCTATGAAAAGTATAATAAAATTTACGTGACGTAAAAATCATGTACGATTGCAAAGATACATGGTGGATGCAGAATAAATATACGGGTCAAATAGCGCTTCCTAGATACTTATGCTCTTAATATCTTTTATTCATCGTTATTGtcggtgtcatcatcatcatcagaatcATTGTCATCCTCCTCCTTCTTTGCAACATCATTTTCCTTCTTAGCATCGTCATCCGCCTCCTTGGAAACATCTTTTTCCTTTTTAGCATCATGAGCCTCCTTCTTCTTATTGGCACACTCTTTCTTTGACTTGAGGAACTCGACAATCTTACCGAGCGCGACATCGAGGCGTTTATCGTCATCGTGGTCCTCTTTGCTCGTCAACGCGGTCTCGGCCAAATCGAGGTCCTCTTTGCTCCTCAACAAGGCCTCGGCCATTTCTGCAGGCGTGACTGCCACCTCCGCCAACAGCTCGTCAATCTCTGGATACGTGCGATGATTGTCGATGGGCACTTCTTTCTTGGAGAGGTTGTCGATGGGCACTTCTTTCTTGGAGAGGTAGTTGTCGACCAAAATCCTGAAAGCCTCAGGGGTACAGTATCCCATGTGGACGTGCATGTCCATCCTGCCAGGCCGTAGAAGCGCAGGGTCGAGACGCTCCTTGTAATTGGTCGTGAATACAATGATCCTCTCCTCCCCGGTTGTGGACCATAGGCCGTCGACGAAATTGAGAAGCCCGGACAATGTCACCTTCTCATCTTTGCTAGGATCGGACGACTTGGGAGGTTTCTTCTTGTTTTCATCTCGTTGTTTGAGTTCAATGGTACAGTCGatgtcctcaatgacaagaatggATTTGTTCGTCATCCCAAGAAGAAGCTTCCTGAGCTGCGAATTGTTCTCGACCCCGGTGAGCTCAAGATAGTATAGATCAAACCTGAGGTAGTTGGCCATGGCGGCGATGAGGCTAGACTTGCCGGTCCCTGGTGGACCATAGAAGAGGTAGCCCCTCTTCCATGCCTTTCCGATCCTCTTATAGAATGCCTTTCTTGTGATGAACTTTTCTAGGTCGTCGATAACCGACTTCTTGAGCGCGTGGTTCATGGCGAGCGTGGCGAAGTTGGAGGGGTGGCAGAAGTCCTCCGGAGTCCAATCGGAGTCGTCGTTAGTGTACATGGTAAGAGGCCTCTCCTTGTCCCTTATGTCCTTGGCGGTTTTGATGATGTAGTCGATGTATCCTGAGAGGGCCTTTTCCTTGTGCTTCTTGTGGAAGGTGACGTGGTAGTAGAGCTTGCCTCCACGGCGGCCGAGACTCCTGCTGATGATGGAGTCGTCGGGGACGTCGTGGGAGTAGAGGCACCATCGGAACTCTGCGCCCTCGTACACATCGACCATCTCCTCACCCTCCTCCATGCTCACGATGAGCTTGTCCGTGTCCTCGTCGTCCATGGTGCCGATGCTTAGGCGCAGGTGCTGAAGGGCGTTGGTGGCGCCGACGGGCTCCATGCGCGAGGCGAGGTAGGTCTTGACGTGGTAGAAGAGGTAGTTGCTGCTGTACGGGCCGTCGGTCTGCTCGATGCTGAAGCTGTGGCGCCACTTCATGCGGGCGCGCAAGTTGGCGAGGCCGTAGGAGAGCATGTCGCGAGCCTCGTTGGGGAGCAGCTCGTTGGCGAGGCTGCGCACCAGCATCACGGACGCCGCCACGGATGTGGCCATCGCCATGGCCTCCTTGCCCTTCTCGTAGATCGACGAAGAAGCCATGGCTAGACAAGGGATTCGAGTCCTCGATAGTCGATCGATCTGATTCTCGTACCTAGGTCGTGGTGCTCTGCTCCTCAAACTTACGGGCAGCCGGCCACTTTTATAATAACCCGAGCCTTAATTAGTAGTAGGCACACGGCTCCAAACGGACTAAAACATGGACACCAATCCGACACGAACTCAAATTTTCCTGCCTTGTCTAGCTACCTCACCCAACGCGAATTCTACAATGATTCGGAACTCAGGAGGACTATTGCCCTGCCTGCTGGAACTCGAAGAGGACCTACCCAATAAGCTGCTGCTTCACATAAAAAAATTGCGGTGGAAGCCTGGAACACAACTCACATTCTCTTTTGCGCTGGAACACGGGAGTTTATTGCTTTCTTGACATCCAAGTTCCTCTGAATTCCTTTTTATCGGATGGCACAGTCCTGTACCTCAAAGTTCGAACGTAGTTTATGCTCAAAGCCACTGGCCGATCGAGGCATAGGCCAGTTACGTGAAAAGGCTGatgctgttaagcttcatgcactagccacttgaaccaaaagtccgaactgatggaaagggctaggcaatctacttgtacacttcacaacacccccactcgcgtgtgacgggagaagagaaagtcaacacgtgaaagaagaagagcacaccgaaacaggacatcagcggtggctaaagagggggacaacaacaatttttaggcttaattgcgaaaatcaCTACAACAACAATTTtttggcttaattgcgaaaaccatgtgaaagccaggatttgaacttgagacatggggctctgataccatgttaagcttcatgcactagccacttgaaccaaaagtccgaactgatggaaagggctaggcaatctacttgtacacttcacaacagatGCCACCCTAGTTTGAGTCTTGCTCGTAATTTTCGTGATGTTGCACCATCCAAGGGATTCCCTacacgtttttttttcttttcaaatgAGGATCTTCCTGGCCTCTACATCaatcagcgcacacatccattttTATTACTGAGTTCAAAATTCAAGTTAGTTATTACAACTCAATGATTATACAGACTCGATACAcgaatcaaccagcgaaacatACGTAGCAAAAAATACCTATGCATTCTGCAAATGCCTAGTGTGCAGCCAACCAGCCTGATCGTAGGTATCCTAAGCAAACGTTAGCAGACGgctgcatccagtagccataagTTCAAGCTAATCCTGCTGAAGATGGAAAGACCATAGTTGTCCAATGAGACACCATATGAATAAACTGCATAAAATTAGACATGCCCGCATTATTATAAACAATGTTATTCCTGCacttccatatagaccaacataaagccgaaacACCTATGCCCCTTAGTCTTGTTATCTGTATTATTTAgttaatttccaaacatatttgtgataTTAGTAGGTGGAGGAATATTGTAAGCCATATACATAATATGGCATACAATGAGAGCAAAAGGACATGAAAGAAAATAGATGCTCAATGGTTTCATCTCACAGAAGCAACGTCTCTTACATCCATGGCCTTCTCTTTTTGATTGGTTATCTTTTGTAAGCAAACTTTTCTATTGAGGAACCACAAAATAATATTATTTTAGGATGTAATTTTAATTGTGGCTGGTCCTTCCATATACCCCAAAATCTGAAACGTTTTCCTGAGTGAAACACAAAGACGActgagattaaatgatacatGTTCGAATTAAGGGTAGGATGGCTGAGACTGAACAATACCACGATACTCTTTTGGGGGGTTTACACTATTATAACATTTAGAAGTCTATGGAAGCACATGTCATTTTAATTTGTAAAGATACTTGCGTAGCAACCTAGTCTGAACCCACACATGAGGTCTTCATACATTGATTTCGCTGTAAAATTTCCTTAAAATGTTAATTTACAAATGAAAACATCGAGCTCATTTGTAAGCTGAACCGTCATTTATCTTTGGCATAGTAGTAGCCAACCTATCCACTTATTACCACTCAAAGTCCTTCTAAAAGCAATCTTTAAAGAGACCTGAGATAAAACACTATGATGTTAAGCCACCTAGCTCAAACTATGTAATTGTTCCTTCTTTCTCTCAATCTCCTCACCGTAAATCCTGATGTTGATAGGGTTTTACTTGAATATGAAAATTTCTTAGGTTAGCGCTTTGCGCCCGCCATAGATTTCTCAAACAAATCTAATGGATAATCATATCACATGATTGGCCTGTCCGATTTTGACGATCTACTAGGATGGGATCTGAGTTTTGTATCTCTTCTATTTACATCACGCATCTTGGGGTGCCAAGCTGGTACAAGTACATAAGTTACACGGTTAGTACAATACGTATAATATCCTATCTCTAACACCCTCTCTTAATAACAACTTAGTCATGTTGAGATTATGTTTCAAGTCTTCATAGCTATGTACTAGAAGGGGTTTTGTGAACCCATCAGCGACTTGATCCTTTGAAGGAATAAATCGAATCTCCAGCTGCTTGTTGAGAACTGTCTCTCGTACAAAGAGGAAGTCTATCTTGTGTGCTTGGCTCGTGCATGAAACAAATGATTACCGATAAATATGTTGCTTCCATATTGTCACACCATAAACACGGTGACGGAGTCAACTTGACTCCAAGTTCTTCAAGCAATGACTGCATCCATATTACCTCTACTATAGCATTTGCCACATACTTGCACTCTGATTCTGTGCTGAACCTAGAAATTGTGGCTTGCTTCTTAGAGCTCCAAGAAATAAAATTTGGCCCAAAGAAAACAACAAAGCCCCCAATCTGAGAAGCACTCACTAGTGTACATCTGGACTTTAGAAATGTCAGTCCAACATCAAATGTATGTTCAACATATCTCATAATACATTGAACAATTGTTCAGTGTAGAGTAGTGGGAGCATGTAAATACTAGCATGCCTTGTTTAATGCATAGTAAATAAAGGCCTTGTGAGAGTGAGATACTATAACACACCTACCATGTTTCTATATTTGGTGCTATCCTCGGATCCCAACAATTCTACTTcatgtgttgtgatcttctatgaaGATGACAATGGAATAGGTGAGCCTTTGGATTTTTTCATGCTGACACGTTTTAGTACATCCTTAGCATATTCTGCCTGACTCAACGCcaatccattgttgactttgtaaACTACAATTTTGTTTGACAATTTTACCCTAAGAAAAACCCTACCGTTTGATGAACTTCAGTTCCCAGAAAATAGTGGAGATCACCAAGATCTTTTAAGGCAAATTCCTTGCTCAAGTATTTCAACAAGGCATCGGTTGCAGCTGTGTACAAATAATtttaaatacttggatgtatataaaAAAGAAGTAGCAATAAAAATCCATCACATGCCATCACCTGCAATGTTTCATGACCAGTACTTACATACAAGAATTCATGACcagttgtgttttttttttgtacatATGCAGTTCCACCAAGACCTTACAAAGTTTGGAAAATCAACATGCCAAAATAGCTAGGTGCATCCAACAAGCACCAAGTGTGCAGATTGAAGGAGATCATGTATGTCTTTAAACAAGCTCCTGGGCAGTGATACCATAAATGACAACATGATCATTGCACCTTTAGGAAGAAGTACATTGAGGGTGATTTTATTATTCTCTTTCTGTATGTAGATGACATGCTGATTGATGgaaatggcacaaagaggactgcTCTCCTCAAGAAGTTATTGAGTAAATCATTTTCCAGTGAGGATTTAGGACTAGCTAAGAAAATAGTTGGCATGAAGATCTCATGTGATAGATCAAAGAAGCCGCTTTAGATCTCACATGAACGATACTTTCAAAAGGTACTTGAAAGGTTCAATATGCAAGGTGCAAAGTCTGTTACCTTTCCACTTGCAGGCCATCACAAACTGAATTCATAACAATAAACTATCAGAAGGAAGGAGAAAGAAGAAATAAGTAAAGTACCATGCCAATTTGCCGTGGGCAGTTTGATGTATTCCATAGTATTCACTAGGCATGATATTGCCTATGCAATTGGAGTTGTTAGCCGGTTCATGATAAATCGAGGTGAAGCTCACTAGAATCCAATGAAGTGGACACTCTCATGTATCCCAAAGGTACTTCTACATCGTGCTTATGTTGTGGAAGTGGTGATGATGTATTGTGAAGCTATACATATGTAGATTATGATGGCGATGCAGATTCTAGGAAGTCTACTTGTGGATACCTAATGACTTATGCAACGGGGCAATAGGCATGGCAATCAAGTTTGCAGAAATGTGTTTCATTATCAACCAAAGATGTACATAGATGTGGTTGAAGCTTTCAAGGAAGTGTTATGGATGAAGAACTACTTGTAAACATTGTGCATGAAGTAAGATCATTAAATTCTATTTTGTGAGAGTCGTAGCGCTATCCATCTTGCCaaaaaccaaaatttgcactctcGAACCAAGCACATTGATGATGTGAGGTATAACTAGAGTCGAGAAGTTGCGATTTATAAGTTGGTGAACTTCAGAAGATCCAAACCGACAAGAATGACTCATATATGATGTCCAATATATCGCAAAGTGAGTAGGTACTTCCATATTGCAAGGCAGCggccatcccccccccccccccacacacacacacacacccctgGATATTGCAAAGTGTGCAACCTCTTTGCATGTTGGTACCAGGTGCTGCTCTATACAACATTATTGTCTCTTTCAAGCTGTGGTTTCAGCATCTTTGGTGAGATTATTCCAATCTCTTGGTTTTGTGGTCcaaatcttgttgttagtatccaAAATCGTTTAGTGCTCTCTAAGAAGGAACAAGTTGTATCTCCATCCATAATAATAGAAAAAGATATGGGTGCCTTGGGTCATATTTTTTTATATCTCAAATTGAGAGGTTTACCACGTTAAAATGTATCGGTGTCCCTTTGTAATAAATTTGCTACTACAGTTCTCACTTCTGAAATCCTAATCACTAGATCAGGCATTGGCTCTCCGAGCATCTGCCCAAGTGGATACATATTTTATCCATCTATAGTGCTGCACGATATAGTTAGCACACAAATGGTGCTGAAATTATCCTTTGTGCCCATTCTTTTGAACATATACTTAGGGACAAAATATTATTCCTTCGCACATCTGTTCTCTACAATCTGCCTCCCAGGGTGAGGTGTACATAGATATATGTGGTGTACTGAACAGAATTATTGGGTACAAACTACGCATGACTAGAAGCACACAAGTATTAGAGAGAAAAAAAATACCACGTACGATTTGCAAGCGATCAAGCGGCGACGTATCGGTAACGAGCTAGTAATGACCAGGCATATCCATTTGTTCCGTCGCATCAAAATGCCACTTCCGCGTTGGCAAACTCGTCCCTCTTGTCCCCCACCATCTCGCCAAACCTGCATGGCGGGCTGACCACCGGCGCCGTGCCGCGCGCGTACTGTCCACGCCCGTTCTGGAGCCCATCGGCATGCACGCCGTCGGACTTGCGCGCGATGATGACGGAGTTAACCACGTCGTCGTCAGGGTGGCACACTGCCAGCACCTCGACCGATGTCCTCCGGGTCGACGATCGGGTACAGGAACCCGCGCGCCCCGTGCGCACTGCGCACGACGAGTGCCGCCCCGTCCGCCATGTGCACGCCAAGGTGGGCGATCACCTTGGCCTTCTCCTCGGCGGCCATGCCCA includes these proteins:
- the LOC124671398 gene encoding AAA-ATPase At3g50940-like, whose translation is MASSSIYEKGKEAMAMATSVAASVMLVRSLANELLPNEARDMLSYGLANLRARMKWRHSFSIEQTDGPYSSNYLFYHVKTYLASRMEPVGATNALQHLRLSIGTMDDEDTDKLIVSMEEGEEMVDVYEGAEFRWCLYSHDVPDDSIISRSLGRRGGKLYYHVTFHKKHKEKALSGYIDYIIKTAKDIRDKERPLTMYTNDDSDWTPEDFCHPSNFATLAMNHALKKSVIDDLEKFITRKAFYKRIGKAWKRGYLFYGPPGTGKSSLIAAMANYLRFDLYYLELTGVENNSQLRKLLLGMTNKSILVIEDIDCTIELKQRDENKKKPPKSSDPSKDEKVTLSGLLNFVDGLWSTTGEERIIVFTTNYKERLDPALLRPGRMDMHVHMGYCTPEAFRILVDNYLSKKEVPIDNLSKKEVPIDNHRTYPEIDELLAEVAVTPAEMAEALLRSKEDLDLAETALTSKEDHDDDKRLDVALGKIVEFLKSKKECANKKKEAHDAKKEKDVSKEADDDAKKENDVAKKEEDDNDSDDDDDTDNNDE